The Amycolatopsis sp. DG1A-15b genome window below encodes:
- a CDS encoding LuxR family transcriptional regulator has protein sequence MRTRAPALVGRGTEIEEIGRVLHDARRSSGSAVFVTGEPGIGKTRLAAEAVGRALDAGLVVLRGRGSTTGPAVPFRALTEALLSLARTGGRELVEQLGPYRSVLGRLIPDWAAGADTAGDSSLVVLAEATLRLTGLAGAGRGCLFVVDDLQDADVETLAVVEYLAANIRTQPVVVLATLRAEPSPALEAAHAVTRRGEGFLMPLDSLGPADVRDVVASSLGAEPGQVSADVAERLFADSAGNPLVVEELLHSMVAAGELVNGAAGWRFTGHGRSAVPSTLVTIITRRADRLGERGKQLLAIAAVLGRRFPLSVVQRVSELDDHSLFGHLQSAVAAQLLTADERGEDWYAFRHPLTAEALLTLLNPAERVALSAKAADAVVELHPDLPGELCSLAASLRLGAGDRWAAADLYREAAQRALGEGAPGSAIAVLEHAVNLLGDDADRGGDQSGRYRDLLELLLFALAEAGQFERAVKVARSLRPADGRDPARQIRVHVRLAWAAQVAGRWAEGFEQVAAARALLPAAGLDEESVAVDAVDAYLSMSGPAPDRVRRSEELGRRAVAGAERIGLPSTACQALYAVGFVVRERDMAESDECFRQMLDNAAEHRLTNWRNYALVGLGGNAWLAEADPSGLETARGEALRTGGISLAYNADAVLGLHAVLCGRFAEAGPRLDACYAEASRIKLYAVSRYVQMARAVLAGHRGDRRAMEAALGDFRRGGGDAGPEAPLARGLAQVFCSLLEEDRETARAELDTLAADQARQQSTFHLAGTHGLKLLLDVIAGDATWDDHRRIAAGAAGGMRWNRQFVLLAEAVLHGRESAHEAATAAMRRAARAAAPFGVARPLGLRLTAEPAVDDGWGEPAEWLREAESHFHGADVIPVASACRALLRRAGASVQQRRTGTERVPESLRAIGVTLREYEVFELLAFRLSNKALAARLHISPRTVEKHVAALLMKTSVRDRTELARFAAEHSSASEV, from the coding sequence ATGCGCACCCGTGCCCCCGCTCTCGTCGGCCGAGGAACGGAGATCGAAGAGATCGGGCGGGTGTTGCACGACGCTCGCCGCTCTTCGGGATCGGCCGTGTTCGTCACGGGGGAACCCGGCATCGGCAAGACCCGGCTCGCCGCCGAGGCGGTCGGCCGCGCCCTGGACGCGGGACTGGTGGTGCTGCGGGGACGCGGCAGCACCACCGGACCCGCCGTGCCGTTCCGGGCCCTCACCGAAGCACTGCTGTCCCTCGCCCGCACCGGCGGCCGCGAGCTGGTCGAACAGCTCGGGCCGTACCGGTCGGTGCTGGGCAGGCTGATCCCGGACTGGGCGGCCGGCGCCGACACCGCGGGCGACTCCTCGCTGGTGGTGCTCGCCGAGGCGACGCTGCGGCTCACCGGGCTGGCCGGGGCGGGCCGCGGCTGCCTGTTCGTCGTCGACGACCTCCAGGACGCCGACGTGGAAACCCTCGCCGTGGTGGAGTACCTGGCCGCCAACATCCGCACGCAGCCGGTGGTCGTGCTGGCCACCCTGCGTGCCGAACCCTCGCCCGCGCTGGAAGCGGCCCACGCCGTCACCCGGCGCGGCGAGGGCTTCCTCATGCCGCTGGACAGCCTCGGGCCGGCCGACGTCCGGGACGTGGTGGCGTCCTCGCTCGGCGCCGAACCCGGCCAGGTGTCCGCCGACGTGGCCGAGCGCCTGTTCGCCGACAGCGCGGGCAACCCCCTGGTCGTCGAGGAGCTGCTGCACAGCATGGTGGCGGCGGGCGAGCTGGTGAACGGCGCGGCGGGCTGGCGGTTCACCGGCCACGGCCGCAGCGCCGTGCCCTCGACGCTCGTCACGATCATCACCCGCCGCGCCGACCGCCTCGGCGAACGCGGCAAGCAGCTGCTGGCCATTGCCGCGGTGCTCGGCCGCCGGTTCCCGCTGTCGGTGGTGCAGCGGGTGAGCGAGCTGGACGACCACAGCCTGTTCGGCCACCTGCAGTCCGCCGTCGCCGCCCAGCTGCTCACCGCCGACGAGCGCGGCGAAGACTGGTACGCCTTCCGCCACCCGCTCACCGCCGAAGCGCTGCTGACCCTGCTCAACCCCGCCGAACGCGTGGCGTTGTCGGCGAAGGCGGCCGACGCCGTGGTGGAGCTGCACCCCGACCTGCCGGGTGAGCTGTGCAGCCTGGCCGCGTCGCTGCGGCTGGGGGCCGGGGACCGCTGGGCCGCCGCCGACCTGTACCGCGAGGCCGCCCAGCGCGCGCTCGGCGAGGGCGCGCCGGGGTCGGCGATCGCCGTGCTGGAGCACGCCGTCAACCTGCTCGGCGACGACGCCGACCGCGGTGGCGACCAGTCCGGCCGGTACCGGGACCTGCTGGAGCTGCTCCTGTTCGCGCTGGCGGAGGCCGGGCAGTTCGAACGCGCGGTGAAGGTCGCGCGCTCCCTGCGGCCCGCCGACGGCCGCGATCCCGCGCGCCAGATCCGCGTCCACGTCCGCCTGGCGTGGGCGGCGCAGGTCGCCGGCCGCTGGGCGGAGGGCTTCGAGCAGGTCGCCGCGGCCCGGGCGCTGCTGCCCGCGGCGGGGCTGGACGAGGAGTCCGTGGCGGTGGACGCCGTGGACGCGTACCTGTCGATGTCCGGACCGGCCCCCGATCGGGTGCGCCGCAGCGAAGAGCTGGGCCGCCGCGCGGTCGCCGGGGCCGAACGGATCGGCTTGCCGTCGACGGCGTGCCAGGCGCTCTACGCGGTCGGGTTCGTGGTGCGCGAGCGGGACATGGCCGAGTCCGACGAGTGCTTCCGGCAGATGCTCGACAACGCCGCCGAGCACCGGCTGACGAACTGGCGCAACTACGCGCTGGTCGGCCTCGGCGGCAACGCCTGGCTGGCCGAGGCGGACCCGTCCGGGCTGGAAACCGCGCGCGGCGAGGCGTTGCGCACCGGCGGGATCAGCCTGGCCTACAACGCGGACGCCGTGCTGGGCCTGCACGCCGTGCTGTGCGGCCGGTTCGCCGAGGCCGGGCCGCGGCTCGACGCCTGCTACGCGGAGGCGTCGCGGATCAAGTTGTACGCCGTCAGCCGGTACGTGCAGATGGCGCGGGCGGTGCTGGCGGGACACCGCGGCGACCGCCGGGCGATGGAAGCCGCGCTCGGCGACTTCCGCCGCGGCGGCGGCGACGCCGGTCCCGAGGCACCCCTCGCGCGCGGCCTGGCCCAGGTCTTCTGCTCGCTGCTGGAGGAGGACCGCGAGACCGCGCGCGCCGAGCTGGACACCCTCGCCGCCGACCAGGCGCGGCAGCAGAGCACGTTCCACCTCGCCGGCACCCACGGCCTGAAGCTGCTGCTCGACGTCATCGCCGGCGACGCGACCTGGGACGACCACCGCCGCATCGCCGCCGGGGCCGCCGGCGGGATGCGCTGGAACCGCCAGTTCGTGCTGCTGGCCGAGGCGGTGCTGCACGGCCGCGAGAGCGCGCACGAGGCCGCCACCGCGGCGATGCGGCGCGCGGCACGGGCGGCCGCACCGTTCGGCGTCGCCCGCCCGCTGGGCTTGCGCCTGACCGCGGAGCCCGCCGTCGACGACGGCTGGGGCGAGCCCGCGGAATGGCTGCGCGAAGCCGAAAGCCACTTCCACGGCGCGGACGTGATCCCGGTGGCCAGCGCGTGCCGCGCCCTGCTGCGCCGGGCCGGGGCCTCGGTGCAGCAGCGCCGCACGGGAACCGAGCGGGTCCCCGAAAGCCTGCGCGCGATCGGCGTCACCCTGCGCGAGTACGAGGTCTTCGAGCTGCTGGCGTTCCGGCTCAGCAACAAGGCGCTGGCGGCCCGCCTGCACATTTCCCCCCGCACGGTGGAGAAGCACGTGGCGGCCCTGCTGATGAAGACATCGGTCCGCGACCGCACCGAACTGGCCCGGTTCGCGGCGGAGCACTCGTCGGCCTCGGAGGTCTGA